In a genomic window of Allomeiothermus silvanus DSM 9946:
- a CDS encoding NADH-quinone oxidoreductase subunit N yields the protein MIPLLILSSAATVLTLLALWIPVRTTKWLTAGTIIAAIGAILVGWNQPAEYFGGLFRWDPLAQGLTLVALLGVLWAVVIGRHGGERLEYYLLALYAAVGMLLMASTPNLVVILIALEALSLPLYVLATWRRDAPSYEAGLKYFLLGALSAAIFLYGIALHFGATGSFNVGIAGSGTLYVAAMVMLLIGLAFKASMVPFHWWTPDVYQGSPTGVSLLMATAVKAAAFAALVRLTTEGLPAWGAALTLVIVLTLIFGNLGALAQTEAKRLLAYSSIAHAGYVGVGLFSGTGGPAISFYLLTYLLGTGLAFAVLSAISNGTVPYERLRGLFGRNRLLGVGFGLAMLSLAGLPPFPGFWGKLLVFLEGAKAHQYALLVLALVTSAIAAYYYLRLFGLAVLSRQPEHEREEDRAGVLPPWPTATTASATARWAMTLAMVLIGILGILPFLGYRAFAAGQPNLAARVPLSTNVSITSPSDGAEVPAGEFSLQGTGKPGEALEIYDGATKLGTVTVGQNGGWSFALEPVPSPGTHTYQARQAGQAGGPSVTVKVTAP from the coding sequence ATGATTCCCCTCTTGATCCTCTCGAGTGCTGCCACCGTCCTCACCTTGCTGGCTTTATGGATTCCGGTACGCACCACCAAATGGCTCACCGCAGGAACCATCATCGCCGCTATCGGGGCCATCCTGGTGGGGTGGAACCAGCCCGCCGAGTATTTTGGCGGCCTCTTTCGCTGGGACCCTTTGGCCCAGGGGCTCACCCTAGTGGCCCTGTTGGGGGTGTTGTGGGCGGTAGTCATCGGCAGACACGGGGGCGAGCGGCTGGAGTATTACCTGCTAGCCCTCTACGCCGCTGTGGGAATGCTCCTGATGGCCTCCACGCCGAACCTGGTGGTGATCCTCATCGCCCTCGAGGCCCTCTCGCTGCCCCTGTACGTGCTAGCCACCTGGCGACGCGACGCGCCAAGTTATGAAGCGGGCCTCAAATATTTCCTGCTGGGCGCGCTCTCAGCGGCCATCTTCCTTTACGGCATCGCTTTGCACTTCGGTGCTACGGGTAGCTTCAATGTGGGGATAGCGGGCAGCGGCACGCTCTACGTAGCCGCGATGGTGATGCTCCTGATCGGGCTGGCCTTCAAGGCCTCGATGGTGCCCTTCCACTGGTGGACCCCCGACGTCTACCAGGGCAGCCCTACCGGGGTCAGCCTGCTCATGGCCACCGCGGTCAAGGCCGCAGCCTTTGCCGCTTTAGTGCGCCTTACCACCGAGGGCCTCCCTGCTTGGGGTGCGGCGCTCACCCTCGTCATAGTCCTGACCCTAATCTTCGGGAACCTCGGAGCCCTAGCCCAGACCGAGGCCAAGCGCCTGTTGGCCTACTCCTCCATCGCCCACGCCGGGTACGTGGGGGTGGGTCTTTTCAGCGGAACGGGCGGCCCTGCCATCAGCTTCTACCTGCTCACCTACTTGCTGGGCACCGGGCTGGCCTTCGCAGTGCTCTCGGCGATATCTAATGGCACCGTGCCCTACGAGCGGCTACGCGGCCTCTTCGGGCGCAACCGGCTCTTGGGGGTGGGGTTCGGCCTGGCGATGCTCTCGCTGGCCGGATTGCCGCCTTTCCCCGGCTTCTGGGGGAAGCTGCTGGTCTTCCTCGAGGGAGCCAAGGCCCATCAATACGCCCTGTTGGTGCTGGCCCTGGTCACCTCGGCTATCGCTGCTTACTACTATCTGCGCCTGTTCGGCCTGGCCGTACTCTCGCGTCAGCCCGAGCATGAGCGGGAAGAAGACCGAGCCGGGGTACTCCCGCCCTGGCCCACCGCCACCACCGCCTCTGCTACAGCCCGCTGGGCTATGACCCTGGCTATGGTCCTGATCGGGATCCTGGGCATTCTGCCCTTCCTGGGTTACCGGGCCTTCGCCGCCGGGCAACCCAACCTCGCGGCACGGGTTCCCCTTAGCACCAACGTGAGCATTACCTCGCCCTCCGATGGGGCCGAGGTTCCGGCGGGTGAGTTCAGCCTGCAAGGAACCGGTAAACCCGGCGAGGCCCTAGAGATCTACGATGGCGCCACAAAGCTCGGCACCGTAACGGTGGGCCAGAACGGCGGATGGTCATTCGCCCTCGAGCCCGTCCCCAGCCCTGGAACCCACACCTACCAAGCGCGCCAGGCC
- a CDS encoding complex I subunit 4 family protein: protein MADIALFLPLLAGVSLVLWPGLGRPFAWVASGGVFVLSLVMFFLHPKEGIAYLTQTPLLGPAGIYYAVGLDNAAMFLWLAVSFTVFLSVWVAKAPTRMLGYALMMETGLLGIFAALDLVLFYVFFEFTLIPALLMLGLYGGRERMRALYTFALFTLVGSLPMLAAILAARFLGGAESFLIGDLYNHPLKGVAASWVFLGFFFALAVKTPLFPLHAWLPSFHQENHPSGLADAMGTLYKVGIFAFFRWAMPLAPEGFQGLQPLLLTLAAFTAIYAAWAAWGAKDWKNLLAYGGISHMGLAAIGLFSGTSEGAVGALFLLGASFVYTGGMFLFTGLLYERTGTLEIGPVRGLAKSAPALAALGMILVMSMIGLPGLAGFPGEFMALLGAYKASPWLTFVAFLSVIAAAAYALTAYQKVFHESENRAVPDMTLQEWSFAVVIVAAIALLGLYPKLFTQLLQPLAKAFAALFGGAA from the coding sequence CTGGCCGATATCGCCCTCTTCCTCCCCCTGCTGGCGGGGGTATCCCTGGTGCTATGGCCTGGGCTGGGCCGCCCGTTCGCCTGGGTGGCCTCGGGCGGGGTGTTTGTGCTGAGCCTGGTGATGTTCTTCCTCCACCCTAAGGAGGGGATCGCCTACCTCACCCAAACTCCGCTGCTGGGCCCTGCTGGGATCTACTACGCAGTTGGCCTCGATAACGCGGCCATGTTCCTCTGGCTGGCGGTAAGCTTCACGGTCTTCCTGAGCGTCTGGGTCGCCAAAGCCCCCACCAGGATGCTCGGCTACGCCCTGATGATGGAGACCGGCCTGTTGGGCATCTTCGCCGCGCTCGACCTGGTGCTCTTCTACGTGTTCTTCGAGTTCACCCTGATCCCCGCCCTCCTCATGCTGGGGCTGTACGGCGGGCGCGAGCGGATGCGAGCGCTATACACCTTCGCCCTTTTCACCCTGGTGGGGTCGCTGCCGATGCTGGCTGCTATCCTGGCGGCCCGCTTCTTAGGCGGGGCGGAGAGCTTCCTGATCGGGGATCTGTACAACCACCCGCTCAAGGGGGTAGCGGCGAGTTGGGTCTTCTTGGGCTTTTTCTTCGCCCTGGCGGTCAAGACCCCGCTTTTTCCGCTACACGCCTGGCTGCCCAGCTTCCACCAGGAAAACCACCCTAGCGGCCTGGCCGACGCCATGGGCACGCTATACAAGGTAGGCATCTTCGCCTTCTTCCGTTGGGCCATGCCCCTAGCCCCGGAGGGCTTCCAAGGCCTACAGCCGCTATTGCTCACGCTGGCCGCCTTCACGGCGATCTACGCGGCCTGGGCGGCCTGGGGAGCCAAAGACTGGAAAAACCTGCTGGCCTACGGGGGGATCTCGCACATGGGGCTGGCGGCCATTGGGCTTTTCAGCGGAACCAGCGAGGGCGCGGTGGGGGCTTTGTTCCTGCTGGGCGCCTCGTTCGTCTATACGGGTGGAATGTTTCTCTTTACGGGCTTGCTCTACGAGCGCACCGGCACCCTGGAGATTGGCCCGGTGCGGGGGCTTGCCAAAAGCGCCCCCGCTTTGGCCGCGCTGGGCATGATTCTGGTGATGAGCATGATCGGTCTTCCGGGACTAGCCGGTTTTCCTGGGGAATTCATGGCGCTCTTGGGCGCCTACAAAGCCAGTCCTTGGCTGACCTTCGTGGCCTTCCTCTCGGTCATCGCTGCGGCGGCTTATGCCCTTACCGCCTATCAGAAAGTCTTCCACGAGAGCGAGAACCGCGCCGTCCCCGATATGACCCTGCAGGAATGGAGCTTCGCGGTGGTGATCGTAGCAGCCATCGCCCTGCTGGGCCTATATCCCAAGCTCTTCACCCAGCTCTTGCAACCGCTGGCTAAGGCGTTTGCTGCGCTCTTCGGAGGTGCGGCATGA
- the nuoL gene encoding NADH-quinone oxidoreductase subunit L: MLVLTILFPLLGFVLLGLLGKRMREPLPGVIASGLVLASLVLGVALLAQGGAKFAVPDWLPGISFSLNLDHLSGLMLLIVTGVGFLIHVYAIGYMAGDAGFSRFFAYLNLFIAMMLTLVLADNYVVMFIGWEGVGLASYLLIGFWYQDRVNADSARKAFIVNRIGDLGFLLGMGLLWAMFGTLGISEINTKLEENLFIPAGLSLAAFLLFVGAIGKSAQVPLMVWLPDAMAGPTPVSALIHAATMVTAGVYLLARSSFLYINVPEVSLWIAILGLATAIYGALSAFGQQDIKRIVAYSTLSQLGFMFVAAGMGAYWIALFHVLTHAFFKALLFMASGSVIHALGGEQDIRKMGGMWRYLPQTRWHGLIGALALGGMPLLSGFWSKDAILYSTLFYSVNSSLVFYLLLLATAFLTAMYSMRWFVTVFLGQYRGDAHPHESPGVMLFPNHILALGAVFIGYIGLPEPFPNFLERFLEPNLAHLEYEKPSLALEWTLVLISALVALAGLYLGYRFFQQKVLPGWYTRFAQASEHSFYVDQVYNTFIVNPLKSLGNLLFDGDKGLLGGFSRLGTLTAGLGSLLARLETGYIRFYAAGLVVGAVLLLLWGVSR, translated from the coding sequence ATGCTAGTGCTGACGATTCTCTTTCCCCTCCTGGGATTCGTGCTGCTGGGGCTACTCGGCAAGCGGATGCGGGAGCCCCTGCCGGGAGTGATCGCCTCGGGGCTGGTGCTCGCCAGCTTGGTGCTAGGGGTAGCCCTGCTCGCCCAGGGCGGGGCCAAGTTTGCCGTCCCCGACTGGCTGCCCGGCATCTCCTTCAGCCTCAACCTGGATCACCTCTCCGGGCTAATGCTCCTGATCGTGACCGGGGTGGGCTTCCTGATCCACGTCTACGCCATCGGCTACATGGCGGGCGATGCCGGTTTCAGCCGTTTCTTCGCCTACCTTAACCTCTTCATCGCCATGATGCTCACGCTGGTCCTGGCCGACAACTACGTGGTGATGTTCATCGGTTGGGAAGGCGTGGGGCTGGCCTCATACTTGCTGATCGGGTTCTGGTACCAAGACCGGGTGAACGCCGATTCCGCTCGCAAAGCTTTTATCGTCAACCGCATCGGCGATTTGGGCTTTTTGCTGGGCATGGGCCTGTTGTGGGCGATGTTCGGAACCCTGGGCATATCTGAGATCAACACCAAGCTCGAGGAAAACCTCTTCATCCCCGCCGGGCTGTCCCTGGCAGCCTTTTTGCTCTTCGTGGGGGCCATCGGCAAGAGTGCCCAGGTTCCCCTTATGGTCTGGCTACCCGACGCCATGGCCGGCCCTACCCCGGTCTCGGCGTTGATCCACGCCGCCACCATGGTGACGGCGGGCGTGTACCTCTTGGCCCGCAGCAGCTTCCTCTACATCAACGTGCCGGAAGTCTCGCTGTGGATCGCCATTCTGGGGCTCGCCACCGCCATCTACGGAGCGCTGTCGGCCTTTGGGCAACAGGACATCAAGCGCATCGTGGCCTACTCGACCCTCTCCCAGCTCGGCTTCATGTTCGTGGCCGCGGGCATGGGAGCTTACTGGATCGCCCTTTTCCACGTGCTCACCCATGCCTTCTTCAAGGCCCTGTTATTCATGGCTTCGGGCTCGGTGATCCACGCCCTAGGCGGCGAGCAGGATATCCGCAAAATGGGCGGGATGTGGCGCTACCTGCCCCAAACCCGCTGGCACGGGCTGATCGGAGCCTTGGCGCTGGGCGGCATGCCGCTATTGTCGGGTTTCTGGTCAAAGGATGCGATCTTGTACTCCACCCTCTTCTACAGCGTAAACTCGAGCCTGGTGTTCTACCTCTTGCTGCTGGCTACCGCCTTCCTCACCGCCATGTACTCGATGCGCTGGTTCGTGACGGTGTTTTTGGGTCAATACCGAGGAGATGCACACCCGCACGAGTCCCCGGGCGTGATGCTCTTCCCCAACCACATCCTGGCCCTGGGAGCAGTGTTCATCGGCTACATTGGCCTGCCGGAACCCTTCCCTAACTTCCTCGAGCGCTTTCTCGAGCCCAACCTGGCCCACCTCGAGTACGAGAAGCCATCCCTGGCGCTCGAGTGGACGTTGGTGCTGATCTCGGCCTTGGTGGCTTTGGCCGGACTCTACCTGGGCTACCGCTTCTTCCAGCAAAAGGTTCTGCCCGGTTGGTATACCCGCTTTGCGCAGGCCTCCGAGCATAGCTTCTACGTGGACCAGGTGTATAACACCTTTATCGTGAATCCGCTGAAGAGCCTGGGCAACCTGCTCTTCGATGGCGACAAAGGCCTTTTGGGCGGCTTCAGCCGGCTGGGAACCCTCACCGCGGGCCTTGGGAGCCTGCTGGCTAGGCTCGAGACCGGCTACATCCGCTTCTACGCAGCGGGGCTGGTGGTGGGGGCGGTGCTGCTGCTGCTATGGGGGGTGAGCCGATGA
- the nuoI gene encoding NADH-quinone oxidoreductase subunit NuoI: protein MSSVAALAQSLGITLRALFSKPVTIPYPDAPVPLKPRWHGRHVLTRHPNGLEKCIGCSLCAAICPAYAIYVEPAENDPAHPTSAGERYAKVYEINMLRCIFCGLCEEACPTGAVVLGYDFEMADYRYSDLIYGKEDMLVEVQGTKPQRREAVYTGKPIKKGYTVPYVRAELEGFKAPLRQTVGGVKREETGQDEPLGGH, encoded by the coding sequence ATGAGCAGTGTGGCTGCACTGGCCCAGAGCCTGGGGATTACGCTCAGGGCTCTGTTTTCCAAACCGGTGACCATCCCCTACCCCGACGCCCCGGTGCCGCTCAAACCCCGCTGGCACGGGCGCCACGTGCTGACCCGGCACCCTAACGGGCTCGAGAAGTGCATCGGCTGTAGCCTCTGCGCGGCGATCTGCCCGGCGTACGCCATCTACGTCGAGCCTGCCGAGAACGACCCGGCCCATCCCACCAGCGCGGGCGAGCGCTACGCCAAGGTCTACGAGATCAACATGCTGCGCTGCATCTTCTGTGGGCTGTGCGAAGAGGCCTGCCCTACCGGGGCGGTGGTGCTGGGCTACGACTTCGAGATGGCCGACTACCGCTACTCCGACTTGATCTATGGCAAGGAGGACATGCTGGTGGAGGTACAGGGGACCAAGCCCCAGCGCCGCGAAGCCGTCTACACCGGAAAGCCCATCAAGAAAGGCTACACCGTTCCCTACGTAAGGGCCGAGTTGGAAGGGTTCAAGGCCCCTTTACGCCAGACGGTGGGCGGGGTCAAGCGGGAAGAAACCGGCCAGGATGAGCCGCTAGGAGGGCACTGA
- a CDS encoding molybdopterin-dependent oxidoreductase, whose product MPTVTINGKVVEVPAGTSVMDAVFHAGDDVPLFCSERYLSPIGACRMCLVRVGSPRKGPDGNWILDENGAPKIFWMPKLQASCVTAVSEGMVVDTLSDEVKHAQSGMVELTLANHPLDCPTCDKGGACELQDRSYEYGLVEKFYQPNPAELPHYTRFELTRRHEDKHHPLSEFIVLDRERCIHCKRCVRYFEEIPGDEVLDFIERGVHTFIGTDDTGLPSNFTGNITDICPVGALLDLTARFRARNWEYDTTETTSMDDAAGAGILVDTRSGKLERIRAALRPQTNEIWISDAARFGHEWVNQERVLRPWVRKGGKLVEATWEEAAVAIKAGLNGVPGAEIGIYLDGMATLEEGLAAALLADAWGSPHRDFAGRTAALASGFVPATFQDLSEAQFALILGDPSEETPTLHLRLSEYSRNLKPPAPLHHGIPFADLSIKERMERDKRKLAHFNTYPAQLFKWAGASGVYAPGQETAVLAALLGQGEPPQGLAEAINWTKARWSEAERVVLILGAGVLNNPEAAAKAKALAEGKGAKVMAMTPAANARGLEAVGLFPGKGGLGWTQGGLKAGYFGYLPTEEQLKATGFRILHLTHLSPLAVGYADVVLPNQTFYEKRGTTVNLEGRVLELHPAGINNGEADGAVAALALLADAVGVKPPVRLLRQAAKLLEEKYKLPKPFDLWRPKVGSLPPSFPPLSSGNLYLKPSMWRREQRVAEVARAVRLYLEAHPETARAEGLLEGATVELETPTGLLSALVRLDERLPKGFLFAPALGPWVGQRVAARVLVPAGGEM is encoded by the coding sequence ATGCCAACTGTGACGATTAATGGCAAGGTCGTCGAGGTTCCGGCGGGCACCAGCGTGATGGACGCGGTCTTCCACGCAGGCGACGACGTACCGCTATTCTGCTCCGAGCGCTACCTCTCACCCATAGGAGCCTGCCGGATGTGCTTGGTGAGGGTAGGCAGCCCGCGCAAGGGGCCAGATGGAAACTGGATTTTGGACGAAAATGGGGCGCCCAAGATCTTCTGGATGCCCAAGCTGCAGGCTTCCTGCGTGACCGCAGTAAGCGAGGGGATGGTGGTGGACACCCTCTCCGATGAGGTCAAGCACGCCCAATCGGGGATGGTGGAACTCACCCTGGCTAACCACCCGTTGGATTGCCCCACCTGCGACAAGGGCGGGGCCTGCGAGCTGCAAGACCGCAGCTACGAATACGGGCTAGTGGAGAAGTTCTACCAGCCCAACCCTGCTGAGCTGCCCCACTATACCCGCTTCGAACTCACCCGCCGCCACGAAGACAAGCACCATCCGCTTTCGGAGTTCATCGTACTGGACCGCGAGCGCTGCATCCACTGCAAGCGCTGCGTACGCTACTTCGAGGAGATCCCCGGCGACGAAGTGCTGGACTTTATCGAGCGAGGGGTTCATACCTTTATCGGTACCGACGATACGGGACTTCCCTCGAACTTCACCGGCAACATCACCGATATCTGCCCGGTAGGGGCGCTGTTGGATCTTACCGCTCGCTTCCGCGCCCGCAACTGGGAGTACGACACCACCGAGACCACCTCGATGGACGACGCTGCCGGGGCGGGCATCTTGGTGGACACCCGCAGCGGCAAGCTCGAGCGCATCCGCGCCGCCCTTCGCCCACAGACCAACGAGATTTGGATCTCCGATGCAGCCCGCTTCGGGCACGAATGGGTGAACCAGGAGCGGGTCTTGCGGCCTTGGGTACGCAAGGGTGGCAAGCTGGTCGAGGCCACCTGGGAAGAGGCCGCGGTCGCGATCAAAGCCGGATTAAATGGAGTACCAGGGGCTGAGATCGGGATCTACCTCGATGGCATGGCTACCCTCGAGGAGGGCTTGGCCGCGGCGCTTCTGGCCGATGCCTGGGGCAGCCCCCACCGAGACTTCGCGGGCCGGACGGCGGCGCTGGCCTCTGGCTTTGTTCCCGCTACCTTCCAAGACTTGAGCGAAGCCCAGTTCGCCCTGATCCTGGGCGACCCCAGCGAGGAGACCCCTACCCTGCACCTGCGCCTTTCCGAATACAGCCGAAACCTCAAGCCTCCAGCCCCGCTCCACCACGGCATTCCCTTTGCCGACCTCAGTATCAAGGAGCGGATGGAGCGGGACAAGCGCAAGTTGGCCCACTTCAACACCTACCCGGCACAGCTTTTCAAGTGGGCCGGAGCCTCGGGCGTGTACGCTCCGGGGCAGGAAACAGCGGTGCTGGCCGCTCTTCTGGGCCAAGGCGAGCCCCCCCAAGGGCTGGCAGAGGCCATTAATTGGACGAAAGCACGCTGGAGCGAGGCCGAGCGGGTGGTGCTCATCCTGGGCGCAGGCGTGTTGAACAACCCCGAGGCCGCTGCCAAAGCCAAGGCCCTGGCCGAAGGGAAGGGGGCCAAGGTCATGGCCATGACCCCAGCCGCCAATGCCCGCGGCCTCGAGGCCGTAGGCCTCTTCCCCGGCAAGGGAGGCCTAGGCTGGACCCAAGGGGGGCTGAAGGCCGGCTACTTCGGCTACCTCCCCACCGAGGAACAGCTCAAAGCAACCGGCTTCCGCATCCTGCACCTCACCCACCTCTCCCCTCTGGCGGTTGGCTACGCCGACGTGGTGCTGCCCAACCAGACCTTCTACGAAAAGCGCGGCACCACCGTGAACCTCGAGGGCCGCGTGCTCGAGCTTCACCCCGCCGGAATCAACAACGGCGAAGCCGACGGCGCCGTCGCGGCGCTGGCCCTGCTCGCCGACGCGGTGGGAGTAAAGCCCCCGGTGCGTCTGCTGCGCCAGGCCGCCAAGCTGCTCGAGGAGAAGTACAAGCTCCCCAAACCCTTCGACCTATGGCGGCCCAAGGTGGGTTCTCTTCCCCCCAGCTTCCCACCCCTAAGCTCCGGCAACCTCTACCTTAAGCCCTCCATGTGGCGGCGTGAGCAGCGGGTGGCTGAGGTAGCCCGGGCCGTCCGGCTTTACCTCGAGGCCCACCCCGAGACCGCCCGTGCCGAAGGGCTTCTGGAGGGAGCCACGGTGGAGCTCGAGACCCCCACCGGCCTGCTCTCGGCCCTGGTCAGGCTCGATGAGCGGCTGCCCAAGGGTTTCCTCTTCGCCCCGGCGCTGGGGCCGTGGGTGGGGCAGCGGGTGGCGGCTCGGGTACTGGTCCCGGCAGGAGGTGAGATGTGA
- the nuoK gene encoding NADH-quinone oxidoreductase subunit NuoK: MNLWLATSAIMFAIGVFGALTRRTAILVFLSVELMLNSANLALVAFAKMYGSLDAQTVALFVIAIAAAEVAVGLGLIVAIFRRRESTGVDELRELKG; the protein is encoded by the coding sequence ATGAACCTCTGGCTAGCCACTTCTGCCATCATGTTCGCCATCGGGGTGTTTGGTGCGCTCACCCGCCGTACGGCCATCCTGGTCTTTCTCTCGGTGGAGCTGATGCTGAACTCAGCTAATCTGGCGCTGGTTGCTTTCGCCAAAATGTACGGCTCTCTCGATGCCCAAACCGTAGCCCTCTTTGTGATCGCCATCGCCGCCGCCGAGGTTGCGGTGGGGTTGGGGCTCATTGTAGCCATCTTCCGCCGCCGGGAAAGCACCGGGGTGGATGAACTCAGGGAGCTAAAGGGATGA
- a CDS encoding NADH-quinone oxidoreductase subunit J, giving the protein MGLWEILAAALLLITALLVVTARNAVHAALALIANFLVLAGVYVALDARFLGMVQVIVYAGAIVVLFLFVIMLLSAAQAEVGINPLSRLTPVAALGALALAVVLMLASRNVPVPPQVGNLNGGLPQAIGPVLYGPWLYALLAVGFLLLVATVAAVALVQPDKPLDALTDEEKIQRTPASKEEVRR; this is encoded by the coding sequence ATGGGCTTGTGGGAGATTCTGGCCGCGGCACTCCTCCTCATCACCGCCCTGCTGGTAGTGACCGCCCGCAACGCGGTGCACGCCGCGTTGGCGCTGATCGCTAATTTTCTGGTACTGGCGGGGGTATACGTCGCGCTGGATGCGCGGTTTTTGGGTATGGTGCAGGTCATCGTCTACGCCGGGGCTATCGTAGTGCTGTTTCTCTTCGTGATCATGTTGCTCTCGGCGGCCCAGGCCGAGGTGGGCATCAACCCGCTCTCGAGGCTCACCCCCGTCGCCGCCCTAGGGGCCCTGGCCCTAGCCGTCGTGCTGATGCTCGCTAGCCGCAATGTCCCGGTTCCACCGCAGGTCGGCAACCTGAATGGCGGGCTACCCCAAGCCATCGGGCCGGTACTCTATGGCCCCTGGCTCTACGCGCTCTTGGCGGTGGGCTTCTTGCTGTTGGTGGCGACCGTCGCTGCGGTGGCGCTGGTTCAGCCGGATAAACCGCTAGATGCCCTCACCGACGAGGAAAAAATCCAGCGCACTCCAGCCTCCAAAGAGGAGGTGCGCCGATGA
- the nuoH gene encoding NADH-quinone oxidoreductase subunit NuoH yields the protein MAGLVLLVLASGSVFAQDSANLYPQDPLWLVAVKAFLVVFGLLTAFAYMTLVERRLLARFQVRLGPNRVGPWGLLQPLADAIKSILKEDIIPTRADRLVFVLAPIISITFALVGFGLIPFGPPGSFFGGQPWVINLDVGILYLFAVSEMAVYGIFLAGWASNSKYSLLGSLRSSAALISYELALGMSLLTPVLVAGSLNLRQIVDWQDANGWLILFAPIAFGVYAITSLAEAARTPFDLPEAEQELVGGYNTEYASIKWALFQMAEYVHLITASALIPTLFLGGWRMPAPFPDIPYVWMFLKIAFFLFVFIWIRATWFRLRYDQLMRFGWGVLLPIALLWFLVSALAKALGASNAALAWLSLAGIAVIVAILVIRGIQVRNALPKAKGVRA from the coding sequence ATGGCGGGACTTGTATTACTGGTGCTGGCCAGCGGCTCGGTTTTTGCCCAGGACTCCGCCAACCTCTACCCCCAAGACCCCTTATGGTTGGTAGCCGTCAAGGCTTTTTTGGTGGTGTTTGGGCTGCTCACCGCCTTTGCCTACATGACCCTCGTCGAGCGCCGCCTGCTGGCCCGCTTCCAGGTACGCCTCGGGCCGAACCGGGTAGGCCCATGGGGGCTGTTGCAACCCCTGGCCGATGCCATCAAATCCATCCTCAAAGAGGACATCATCCCGACCCGCGCCGACCGTCTGGTGTTCGTGCTGGCCCCGATCATCTCCATCACCTTCGCCCTGGTGGGGTTCGGACTGATCCCCTTCGGGCCGCCGGGGTCTTTTTTCGGGGGTCAGCCCTGGGTGATCAACCTTGACGTGGGGATCCTCTATCTCTTCGCGGTGAGCGAGATGGCCGTCTACGGCATCTTCCTGGCCGGGTGGGCGAGTAACTCCAAGTACAGCCTGCTGGGCTCGCTGCGCTCTTCCGCCGCGCTCATCAGCTACGAGCTGGCGCTGGGGATGAGCCTCTTGACCCCGGTGCTGGTAGCGGGCAGCCTGAACCTCCGGCAGATCGTAGACTGGCAGGACGCCAACGGCTGGTTGATCCTCTTCGCCCCCATCGCATTCGGGGTCTATGCCATCACCTCGCTGGCCGAGGCTGCTCGTACCCCCTTCGACCTCCCCGAGGCCGAGCAGGAGTTGGTGGGCGGGTATAACACCGAGTACGCCTCGATCAAGTGGGCTTTGTTCCAGATGGCCGAGTACGTCCACCTCATTACCGCTTCGGCCCTCATCCCCACCCTCTTCTTGGGCGGCTGGCGGATGCCCGCGCCGTTCCCCGACATTCCCTACGTGTGGATGTTCCTCAAGATCGCCTTCTTCCTTTTCGTGTTCATCTGGATCCGCGCCACTTGGTTCCGCCTGCGCTACGACCAGCTGATGCGCTTCGGCTGGGGCGTGCTGCTCCCGATCGCGCTGTTGTGGTTTTTGGTCAGCGCCTTGGCCAAAGCGCTGGGGGCTAGCAACGCCGCGCTAGCCTGGCTATCGCTGGCGGGCATCGCGGTGATCGTGGCGATCTTGGTGATCCGCGGCATCCAGGTCCGCAACGCCCTCCCTAAAGCAAAAGGAGTGAGAGCATGA